Proteins found in one Bacillus subtilis subsp. subtilis str. 168 genomic segment:
- the ywzH gene encoding hypothetical protein (Evidence 4: Unknown function but conserved in other organisms), with protein sequence MLQLMKQLYEKPAVKWTCHTGFYLMILLVLFFMYGFHTANTGSYIYNDF encoded by the coding sequence ATGCTGCAATTAATGAAACAGCTGTATGAAAAACCCGCTGTCAAGTGGACATGTCATACAGGCTTTTATTTGATGATACTGCTTGTTTTGTTTTTTATGTATGGTTTTCACACCGCGAATACCGGTTCATATATTTATAACGATTTCTAA
- the ilvK gene encoding branched-chain amino acid aminotransferase (Evidence 1a: Function from experimental evidences in the studied strain; PubMedId: 12670965, 17611193, 22938038; Product type e: enzyme), with protein sequence MTKQTIRVELTSTKKPKPDPNQLSFGRVFTDHMFVMDYAADKGWYDPRIIPYQPLSMDPAAMVYHYGQTVFEGLKAYVSEDDHVLLFRPEKNMERLNQSNDRLCIPQIDEEQVLEGLKQLVAIDKDWIPNAEGTSLYIRPFIIATEPFLGVAASHTYKLLIILSPVGSYYKEGIKPVKIAVESEFVRAVKGGTGNAKTAGNYASSLKAQQVAEEKGFSQVLWLDGIEKKYIEEVGSMNIFFKINGEIVTPMLNGSILEGITRNSVIALLKHWGLQVSERKIAIDEVIQAHKDGILEEAFGTGTAAVISPVGELIWQDETLSINNGETGEIAKKLYDTITGIQKGAVADEFGWTTEVAALTESK encoded by the coding sequence ATGACTAAACAAACAATTCGCGTTGAATTGACATCAACAAAAAAACCGAAACCAGACCCAAATCAGCTTTCGTTCGGAAGAGTGTTTACAGACCACATGTTTGTAATGGACTATGCCGCAGATAAAGGTTGGTACGATCCAAGAATCATTCCTTATCAACCCTTATCAATGGATCCGGCTGCAATGGTCTATCACTACGGCCAAACCGTGTTTGAAGGGTTAAAGGCTTACGTGTCAGAGGATGACCATGTTCTGCTTTTCAGACCGGAAAAAAATATGGAACGCCTGAATCAATCAAACGACCGCCTCTGCATCCCGCAAATTGATGAAGAACAGGTTCTTGAAGGCTTAAAGCAGCTTGTCGCAATTGATAAAGACTGGATTCCAAATGCGGAGGGCACGTCCCTTTACATCCGTCCGTTCATCATCGCAACCGAGCCTTTCCTTGGTGTTGCGGCATCTCATACGTATAAGCTCTTGATCATTCTTTCTCCGGTCGGCTCTTATTACAAAGAAGGCATTAAGCCGGTCAAAATCGCTGTTGAAAGTGAATTTGTCCGTGCGGTAAAAGGCGGAACAGGAAATGCCAAAACCGCAGGAAACTATGCTTCAAGCTTAAAAGCGCAGCAGGTAGCCGAAGAGAAAGGATTTTCTCAAGTACTCTGGCTGGACGGCATTGAGAAGAAATACATCGAAGAAGTCGGAAGCATGAACATCTTCTTCAAAATCAACGGTGAAATCGTAACACCGATGCTGAACGGGAGCATCCTGGAAGGCATTACGCGCAATTCAGTCATCGCCTTGCTTAAGCATTGGGGCCTTCAAGTTTCAGAACGAAAAATTGCGATCGATGAGGTCATCCAAGCCCATAAAGACGGCATCCTGGAAGAAGCCTTCGGAACAGGTACAGCAGCTGTTATTTCCCCAGTCGGCGAGCTGATCTGGCAGGATGAAACACTTTCGATCAACAACGGTGAAACAGGAGAAATCGCAAAAAAACTATATGACACGATTACAGGCATTCAAAAAGGCGCTGTCGCAGACGAATTCGGATGGACGACCGAAGTCGCAGCGCTGACTGAAAGCAAGTAA
- the dltD gene encoding putative D-alanine from undecaprenylphosphate to the polyglycerolphosphate chain for lipoteichoic acid and wall teichoic acid synthesis (Evidence 3: Putative function from multiple computational evidences; PubMedId: 11222605, 12028417, 14665680, 17263852, 17600057, 23858088; Product type e : enzyme), protein MKKRFFGPIILAFILFAGAIAIPSSWLTGFITDKRVKESATALNPSMFQGLYLQDQMLKDPTYLPIYGSSELSRLDEFHPSNYFQVNNEGFTPYLVGKGGSQSLIHSLNFAAHMDQLKGKKIVFIVSPQWFIKRGSDEQHFAPNYSALQGLDLAFNDQIDPEIKKKMMKRMLRFKAVQNDAILSELYKAMVNGQTWKVNALKPAAKVYYSMLEKKDLYYSTTESSGPKRYISQSVKDKSWSELNKLADQSGKRHSGSNDFHIDNPVYKKLKPKVPKLKGKNKGRSYAVSPEYGDFEMMLDILKDAGAEPMFVTIPVNGKWYDYTGFPKKGRTDYYKKVNKQIRAKGFQVADFSGHEYDPYFMKDTIHIGWKGWVYVDKAIDEFYKTGKVTSS, encoded by the coding sequence ATGAAAAAGCGTTTTTTCGGTCCAATTATTTTGGCGTTTATTCTATTCGCAGGCGCCATCGCAATTCCATCTTCATGGCTGACAGGCTTCATCACCGATAAGCGTGTGAAAGAGTCAGCAACAGCCTTGAATCCGAGTATGTTTCAAGGGCTATATTTACAAGATCAGATGCTCAAAGATCCGACATATCTTCCGATTTACGGGTCTTCTGAGCTTTCTCGGCTGGACGAGTTCCACCCATCTAATTATTTTCAGGTAAACAATGAGGGATTCACGCCATACCTTGTCGGCAAAGGCGGATCCCAGTCATTGATTCATTCTTTAAACTTCGCTGCCCACATGGATCAGCTGAAGGGCAAAAAAATCGTATTCATCGTGTCTCCGCAATGGTTTATTAAGCGCGGGTCTGATGAACAGCATTTCGCGCCGAACTATTCTGCGCTGCAAGGGCTTGATTTGGCATTTAACGATCAGATCGATCCTGAAATTAAAAAGAAAATGATGAAACGCATGCTTCGCTTTAAGGCTGTGCAAAACGATGCCATTCTTTCTGAGCTGTACAAAGCAATGGTAAACGGTCAGACGTGGAAAGTGAACGCGCTGAAGCCGGCGGCGAAAGTGTATTACAGCATGCTGGAAAAGAAAGATCTGTATTATTCAACGACAGAATCATCCGGGCCAAAGCGCTATATCTCGCAGTCAGTAAAGGATAAGTCATGGTCTGAATTGAATAAACTAGCGGATCAATCGGGCAAACGCCACTCCGGTTCTAACGATTTTCACATCGACAACCCTGTCTATAAAAAGCTGAAGCCGAAAGTGCCTAAGCTGAAAGGGAAAAACAAAGGAAGATCGTATGCGGTGTCACCGGAATATGGCGACTTTGAAATGATGCTCGATATCCTGAAGGATGCGGGCGCAGAGCCTATGTTTGTCACCATTCCTGTTAACGGGAAATGGTACGATTACACGGGCTTCCCGAAAAAAGGACGCACTGACTATTACAAAAAGGTAAATAAACAAATCAGAGCGAAGGGCTTCCAGGTTGCTGATTTCTCAGGGCATGAATATGACCCGTATTTCATGAAAGACACCATTCACATCGGCTGGAAAGGCTGGGTGTATGTCGATAAAGCAATTGACGAATTTTATAAAACCGGAAAAGTCACTTCATCCTGA
- the dltA gene encoding D-alanine:D-alanyl-carrier protein ligase subunit (Evidence 1a: Function from experimental evidences in the studied strain; PubMedId: 7797557, 11222605, 14665680, 15955059, 18847223, 19324056, 23858088; Product type e: enzyme): MKLLHAIQTHAETYPQTDAFRSQGQSLTYQELWEQSDRAAAAIQKRISGEKKSPILVYGHMEPHMIVSFLGSVKAGHPYIPVDLSIPSERIAKIIESSGAELLIHAAGLSIDAVGQQIQTVSAEELLENEGGSVSQDQWVKEHETFYIIYTSGSTGNPKGVQISAANLQSFTDWICADFPVSGGKIFLNQAPFSFDLSVMDLYPCLQSGGTLHCVTKDAVNKPKVLFEELKKSGLNVWTSTPSFVQMCLMDPGFSQDLLPHADTFMFCGEVLPVSVAKALLERFPKAKIFNTYGPTEATVAVTSVEITNDVISRSESLPVGFAKPDMNIFIMDEEGQPLPEGEKGEIVIAGPSVSRGYLGEPELTEKAFFSHEGQWAYRTGDAGFIQDGQIFCQGRLDFQIKLHGYRMELEEIEFHVRQSQYVRSAVVIPYQPNGTVEYLIAAIVPEEHEFEKEFQLTSAIKKELAASLPAYMIPRKFIYQDHIQMTANGKIDRKRIGEEVLV, from the coding sequence ATGAAACTTTTACATGCTATTCAAACACATGCGGAAACTTATCCGCAAACCGATGCCTTCCGCTCTCAAGGCCAGTCGCTCACGTATCAGGAATTATGGGAGCAGTCTGACCGCGCGGCTGCCGCGATCCAAAAACGCATTTCTGGGGAAAAGAAATCTCCTATCCTTGTGTACGGCCACATGGAGCCGCACATGATCGTTTCCTTCTTGGGAAGTGTCAAAGCGGGACATCCTTATATTCCGGTTGACCTGTCTATTCCGTCCGAACGGATTGCGAAAATTATCGAAAGCTCTGGAGCAGAATTGCTGATCCATGCAGCAGGACTCTCAATTGATGCAGTCGGCCAGCAGATTCAGACAGTTTCTGCGGAAGAACTGCTGGAAAACGAAGGCGGCTCTGTCAGCCAAGATCAATGGGTCAAAGAACACGAAACGTTTTATATCATTTACACTTCCGGGAGCACAGGAAATCCGAAAGGCGTGCAGATTTCCGCTGCGAACCTTCAAAGCTTCACAGACTGGATTTGTGCAGACTTTCCAGTCAGCGGAGGAAAAATATTTTTAAACCAAGCGCCGTTCTCATTTGATTTGTCTGTCATGGACCTATATCCGTGCCTTCAATCAGGCGGGACTTTACATTGCGTGACAAAGGATGCTGTGAATAAGCCGAAAGTCTTATTTGAAGAGCTGAAGAAGTCCGGGCTGAATGTGTGGACATCAACACCTTCCTTTGTGCAAATGTGCCTGATGGATCCGGGTTTTTCACAGGATCTGCTGCCTCATGCGGACACATTTATGTTTTGCGGAGAGGTTCTTCCGGTTTCTGTGGCCAAAGCGCTGCTTGAGCGTTTTCCGAAAGCGAAGATTTTTAATACGTACGGCCCGACTGAAGCGACAGTGGCTGTCACATCGGTTGAAATTACGAATGACGTCATCAGCCGCAGCGAATCGCTTCCAGTGGGCTTCGCCAAACCAGATATGAACATTTTCATTATGGATGAAGAGGGACAGCCGCTTCCTGAGGGAGAAAAAGGAGAAATCGTCATTGCAGGGCCGAGTGTAAGCCGAGGCTACCTTGGTGAGCCAGAGCTGACGGAAAAAGCGTTTTTCTCTCATGAAGGCCAGTGGGCATACCGAACTGGCGATGCCGGCTTTATTCAAGACGGTCAGATTTTCTGCCAAGGACGTTTGGATTTTCAGATTAAACTTCACGGCTATCGAATGGAGCTGGAGGAAATCGAGTTCCATGTCAGACAGTCACAGTACGTTCGTTCTGCTGTCGTGATTCCTTATCAGCCAAACGGAACAGTTGAGTATCTGATCGCTGCTATTGTGCCTGAGGAGCATGAGTTCGAGAAGGAATTCCAGCTGACAAGCGCTATTAAAAAAGAGCTTGCCGCTTCTCTTCCGGCATATATGATCCCGAGAAAATTTATCTATCAGGATCACATTCAAATGACGGCTAACGGCAAAATTGACCGAAAACGCATTGGCGAAGAGGTTCTTGTATGA
- the dltB gene encoding putative D-alanine transferase from DCP to undecaprenylphosphate for lipoteichoic acid and wall teichoic acid (Evidence 3: Putative function from multiple computational evidences; PubMedId: 11222605, 12028417, 14665680, 15849754, 16850406, 17263852; Product type e : enzyme) yields MTPYSSFLFFILLGILLLPTIILGLNGKRFQAYNMFISIIILALIFSHDLHGVIALCLFTIWQVLLISGYLAYRQKANSGFVFCGAVIASILPLFLSKIWPFLSHPQPHHPPHNLISFLGISYLTFKGVQLIMEARDGLLKEQLPLHRLLYFILFFPTISSGPIDRYRRFVKDEQKAWTKEEYADLLYTGIHKIFIGFLYKFIIGYAINTYFIMNLPAITHNKILGNLLYMYGYSMYLFFDFAGYTMFAVGVSYIMGIKSPENFNKPFISKNIKDFWNRWHMSLSFWFRDYVFMRFVFWMTKKKWIKNRMAVSNIGYFLLFMLMGVWHGLAPQYIIYGLYHAVLMTCYNFFEKWNKKYKWLPSNRWTTILAIVITFHFVCFGFYIFSGKPFHHHH; encoded by the coding sequence ATGACGCCTTACAGCTCGTTTTTATTCTTTATACTGCTTGGCATTCTTCTTCTGCCGACGATCATTCTCGGCTTAAACGGAAAAAGATTTCAAGCATACAACATGTTCATATCTATCATTATATTGGCTTTAATTTTTTCGCACGACTTACACGGGGTCATCGCGCTGTGCCTGTTTACAATATGGCAGGTGCTCCTGATCAGCGGCTATCTGGCATACCGGCAGAAAGCGAACAGCGGCTTTGTCTTTTGCGGAGCTGTTATCGCGTCTATTCTGCCTTTATTTCTGTCAAAAATATGGCCGTTTCTTTCACACCCGCAGCCGCATCATCCGCCGCATAACCTGATCAGCTTTTTAGGGATTTCATATTTAACCTTTAAAGGCGTTCAGCTGATTATGGAAGCAAGAGACGGACTGCTGAAAGAACAGCTGCCATTGCACCGTCTGCTGTATTTCATCCTGTTTTTCCCGACGATTTCCTCCGGCCCGATCGACAGATACCGCCGGTTCGTCAAGGATGAACAGAAGGCTTGGACGAAAGAAGAATACGCCGACCTGCTGTATACGGGAATCCATAAAATCTTCATCGGTTTCCTGTATAAATTTATTATCGGCTACGCGATCAATACGTACTTCATCATGAATCTTCCCGCAATCACGCACAATAAGATTCTTGGGAACCTGCTGTACATGTACGGCTACAGCATGTATTTATTCTTTGATTTCGCCGGCTACACGATGTTTGCCGTCGGGGTCAGCTACATTATGGGCATTAAATCACCAGAAAACTTTAATAAACCGTTTATCAGTAAAAATATTAAAGATTTCTGGAATCGCTGGCATATGTCTCTGTCATTTTGGTTCAGAGATTATGTGTTTATGAGATTCGTATTTTGGATGACTAAGAAAAAGTGGATCAAAAACCGTATGGCCGTCTCAAACATCGGGTATTTCCTGCTGTTTATGCTGATGGGGGTTTGGCACGGGCTCGCGCCGCAATATATCATTTACGGCCTCTATCACGCCGTTCTGATGACGTGTTACAACTTTTTCGAGAAGTGGAATAAGAAATATAAATGGCTGCCGTCCAACCGCTGGACAACCATTCTCGCTATTGTGATCACATTCCATTTCGTTTGCTTCGGGTTTTATATTTTCTCAGGAAAACCATTTCATCACCACCATTAA
- the licA gene encoding phosphotransferase system (PTS) lichenan-specific enzyme IIA component (Evidence 1a: Function from experimental evidences in the studied strain; PubMedId: 8990303, 10438772, 22720735; Product type t: transporter) produces MNEEMEQIIFQIILHGGNGRSSAMEAIAAAKSGDAEEARKKLQDAAEELSKAHHYQTELIQNEAGGEKTEMTLLMVHAQDHLMNAMTVKDMAAEIIELYEKITEQRGASI; encoded by the coding sequence GTGAATGAGGAAATGGAACAAATCATTTTTCAAATCATCCTTCACGGAGGAAACGGTAGGAGCTCCGCAATGGAGGCCATTGCCGCTGCGAAAAGCGGTGACGCAGAAGAAGCGCGGAAAAAGCTTCAAGACGCTGCTGAAGAATTGTCAAAAGCCCATCATTATCAGACAGAGCTGATCCAAAATGAAGCGGGCGGAGAAAAGACGGAAATGACGCTTCTGATGGTTCATGCACAGGATCATTTAATGAATGCAATGACAGTGAAGGATATGGCTGCAGAGATCATTGAGTTATATGAAAAAATCACCGAGCAAAGGGGAGCAAGCATATGA
- the licH gene encoding 6-phospho-beta-glucosidase (Evidence 2b: Function from indirect experimental evidences (e.g. phenotypes); PubMedId: 8990303, 10438772, 22720735, 23874669, 24673833; Product type e : enzyme): MTKGLKIVTIGGGSSYTPELVEGFIKRYDELPVRELWLVDIPEGEEKLNIVGTLAKRMVEKAGVPIDIHLTLDRRKALKDADFVTTQFRVGLLQARAKDERIPLKYGVIGQETNGPGGLFKGLRTIPVILEIAKDIEELCPNAWLVNFTNPAGMVTEALLRYSNLKKVVGLCNVPIGIKMGVAKALDVDVDRVEVQFAGLNHMVFGLDVFLDGVSVKEQVIEAMGDPKNAMTMKNISGAEWEPDFLKALNVIPCGYHRYYFKTKEMLEHELEASQTEGTRAEVVQKVEKELFELYKDPNLAIKPPQLEKRGGAYYSDAACNLISSIYNDKHDIQPVNTINNGAIASIPDDSAVEVNCVMTKTGPKPIAVGDLPVSVRGLVQQIKSFERVAAEAAVTGDYQTALLAMTINPLVPSDTVAKQILDEMLEAHKAYLPQFFNKIEA; this comes from the coding sequence ATGACAAAAGGATTGAAGATTGTAACGATTGGCGGAGGTTCAAGCTATACGCCCGAGCTAGTGGAGGGGTTCATTAAACGGTATGATGAGCTGCCTGTCCGTGAATTATGGCTTGTCGATATCCCCGAGGGCGAAGAAAAGCTGAATATTGTCGGCACACTCGCCAAACGGATGGTTGAAAAAGCTGGCGTCCCGATTGACATTCATCTTACGCTCGACCGGAGAAAGGCGCTGAAAGACGCAGACTTTGTCACGACCCAATTCCGCGTCGGACTTTTGCAGGCAAGAGCAAAGGATGAGCGCATTCCGCTAAAATACGGAGTGATAGGCCAGGAAACAAACGGCCCGGGAGGTCTGTTTAAAGGATTGCGCACAATTCCGGTCATCCTTGAGATCGCAAAGGACATAGAAGAGCTTTGCCCGAACGCTTGGCTTGTTAACTTCACAAACCCTGCCGGCATGGTAACAGAAGCCTTGCTTCGCTACTCCAACCTGAAGAAAGTCGTCGGTCTTTGCAATGTTCCAATCGGCATCAAAATGGGCGTAGCCAAAGCGCTTGATGTAGATGTGGACCGCGTAGAAGTCCAATTTGCCGGACTGAACCATATGGTATTCGGGCTGGATGTTTTCTTGGACGGCGTAAGTGTGAAGGAGCAAGTCATCGAGGCGATGGGCGACCCGAAAAACGCGATGACGATGAAAAATATCTCAGGCGCCGAATGGGAACCGGATTTCTTAAAAGCGCTCAATGTCATCCCTTGCGGCTATCACCGTTACTATTTTAAAACAAAAGAGATGCTGGAGCACGAACTGGAAGCATCACAAACGGAGGGCACCCGCGCTGAAGTCGTACAGAAGGTCGAAAAAGAGCTGTTCGAGCTTTATAAAGATCCAAACCTTGCGATCAAACCGCCGCAGCTGGAAAAACGGGGCGGAGCTTACTACAGTGATGCAGCATGTAACTTAATCAGCTCCATTTATAATGATAAACATGACATTCAGCCGGTGAACACGATCAATAATGGTGCAATAGCGAGTATTCCAGACGATTCCGCAGTTGAAGTGAACTGTGTGATGACGAAAACCGGCCCTAAGCCAATTGCTGTCGGCGACTTGCCGGTGTCTGTCCGCGGCCTTGTCCAGCAAATCAAATCCTTTGAACGTGTCGCGGCAGAAGCGGCAGTTACAGGTGACTATCAAACTGCGCTCCTTGCCATGACGATTAACCCGCTTGTCCCGTCCGATACTGTGGCCAAACAGATTTTAGACGAAATGCTAGAGGCGCACAAAGCGTATCTGCCGCAGTTTTTCAACAAAATTGAAGCGTAA
- the dltE gene encoding putative oxidoreductase (Evidence 3: Putative function from multiple computational evidences; PubMedId: 7797557, 14665680; Product type e: enzyme) gives MKMTNNTVLITGGSAGIGLELAKRLLELGNEVIICGRSEARLAEAKQQLPNIHTKQCDVADRSQREALYEWALKEYPNLNVLVNNAGIQKEIDFKKGTEELFVDGDEIELNFQAPVHLSALFTPHLMKQPEAAIVQVTSGLAFNPLAVYPVYCATKAALHSFSLTLRHQLRDTSVEVIEMAPPMVDTGLNQKSRDKQGLTYRGISSEEYVQYFLDGLKEGKQEITNERVEGLRDATRADYDRLFEQMNTQEN, from the coding sequence ATGAAGATGACAAATAATACGGTTTTAATCACAGGGGGTTCTGCTGGCATCGGGCTTGAACTGGCCAAGCGCCTGCTGGAACTTGGCAATGAAGTTATCATTTGCGGACGCAGCGAAGCACGTCTTGCAGAAGCGAAGCAGCAGCTCCCAAACATCCATACAAAGCAATGTGATGTTGCAGACCGTTCGCAGCGGGAAGCATTGTATGAATGGGCTTTAAAGGAATATCCGAACTTGAATGTTCTCGTCAACAACGCCGGCATTCAAAAGGAAATTGACTTTAAAAAAGGGACAGAGGAGCTTTTTGTGGACGGTGATGAAATTGAACTTAATTTCCAAGCGCCTGTCCATTTATCCGCCCTTTTCACACCTCATTTGATGAAGCAGCCCGAGGCGGCAATCGTTCAGGTCACATCCGGGCTTGCGTTTAACCCGTTAGCTGTTTATCCGGTGTACTGCGCAACAAAAGCGGCACTTCACTCGTTCTCGCTTACGCTCAGACACCAGCTCCGCGACACGAGCGTGGAAGTGATTGAAATGGCACCGCCTATGGTGGACACGGGCTTAAACCAAAAATCACGCGATAAACAAGGCCTGACGTACCGGGGCATTTCATCTGAAGAATATGTTCAATATTTCTTGGACGGCTTGAAGGAAGGCAAACAGGAGATTACAAATGAACGTGTTGAAGGTCTTCGGGATGCCACTCGCGCCGATTATGACAGGTTATTCGAGCAAATGAACACGCAGGAGAATTAA
- a CDS encoding hypothetical protein (Evidence 5: Unknown function) yields the protein MECFELIHNKGKDTWSQKIFLTFKKCNVLKKIFLYLFVQVKAET from the coding sequence ATGGAATGTTTCGAGCTGATTCATAATAAAGGAAAAGATACCTGGAGTCAAAAGATCTTTTTAACTTTTAAAAAGTGTAATGTACTTAAAAAAATTTTTCTGTACCTGTTCGTTCAAGTGAAAGCAGAAACCTAA
- the dltC gene encoding D-alanyl carrier protein (Evidence 1a: Function from experimental evidences in the studied strain; PubMedId: 7797557, 11222605, 14665680, 15955059, 26193422; Product type c: carrier), with the protein MDFKQEVLDVLAEVCQDDIVKENPDIEIFEEGLLDSFGTVELLLAIENRFDILVPITEFDRDVWNTPNNIVNQLSELK; encoded by the coding sequence ATGGATTTTAAACAAGAGGTATTAGACGTTTTAGCAGAGGTTTGCCAGGATGACATCGTAAAGGAAAATCCTGATATTGAAATTTTTGAAGAAGGTTTGCTTGATTCTTTTGGAACAGTAGAATTGCTGCTTGCGATTGAAAACCGTTTTGATATTTTAGTGCCGATCACTGAATTTGACCGGGACGTTTGGAATACACCTAACAACATTGTAAATCAGCTGTCTGAGTTGAAATAA
- the menA gene encoding 1,4-dihydroxy-2-naphthoate octaprenyltransferase (Evidence 2a: Function from experimental evidences in other organisms; PubMedId: 6780514, 9573170, 12682299, 15849754, 16850406; Product type e: enzyme) produces MNQTNKGEGQTAPQKESMGQILWQLTRPHTLTASFVPVLLGTVLAMFYVKVDLLLFLAMLFSCLWIQIATNLFNEYYDFKRGLDTAESVGIGGAIVRHGMKPKTILQLALASYGIAILLGVYICASSSWWLALIGLVGMAIGYLYTGGPLPIAYTPFGELFSGICMGSVFVLISFFIQTDKINMQSILISIPIAILVGAINLSNNIRDIEEDKKGGRKTLAILMGHKGAVTLLAASFAVAYIWVVGLVITGAASPWLFVVFLSVPKPVQAVKGFVQNEMPMNMIVAMKSTAQTNTFFGFLLSIGLLISYFR; encoded by the coding sequence ATGAACCAAACAAATAAGGGTGAGGGTCAGACAGCGCCGCAAAAAGAAAGCATGGGGCAGATCCTTTGGCAGTTAACCCGTCCTCATACGTTAACCGCATCGTTTGTGCCTGTGCTGCTCGGAACCGTTTTGGCGATGTTTTATGTGAAGGTTGATCTGCTGCTGTTTTTGGCTATGCTGTTTTCTTGCCTATGGATCCAGATCGCGACGAACTTATTTAATGAATACTATGATTTTAAACGCGGATTAGATACAGCAGAATCAGTCGGAATCGGAGGGGCCATTGTACGCCACGGAATGAAGCCTAAAACGATTTTGCAATTAGCTCTTGCCTCATACGGGATTGCCATTTTGCTCGGTGTCTATATTTGTGCCAGCAGCAGCTGGTGGCTTGCGCTGATCGGCCTTGTCGGCATGGCGATCGGCTACCTGTATACAGGCGGGCCGCTGCCGATTGCGTACACGCCGTTCGGTGAATTATTCTCAGGCATTTGCATGGGTTCGGTGTTTGTGCTGATTTCGTTTTTCATTCAGACAGATAAGATCAATATGCAGAGCATTTTGATTTCCATCCCGATTGCGATTCTTGTCGGCGCGATTAACCTGTCGAACAACATTCGTGATATTGAAGAGGACAAAAAAGGCGGACGCAAAACATTGGCGATTTTGATGGGGCATAAGGGAGCTGTTACTCTGTTAGCTGCGTCGTTTGCCGTCGCTTATATCTGGGTTGTCGGCTTGGTTATTACCGGTGCCGCAAGCCCATGGCTGTTTGTCGTCTTTTTGAGCGTGCCTAAGCCGGTTCAGGCAGTGAAGGGCTTCGTCCAGAACGAAATGCCGATGAATATGATTGTCGCAATGAAATCAACAGCCCAAACAAATACATTTTTCGGATTCCTGCTCTCGATCGGATTATTGATCAGCTATTTCCGATAA